Proteins encoded in a region of the Nicotiana tomentosiformis chromosome 9, ASM39032v3, whole genome shotgun sequence genome:
- the LOC138898435 gene encoding uncharacterized protein, with the protein MGGMPQQSSCAMVPASVAPPPAQPAGGRGQAIRGGGQAVRGGGQPARGHPRDVVHSGRAQHRCYAFLPRQEAESSNAVITGIVPVSSYFASYLVVPCDSLTALVYVSMPVGDSIIVYRVYRSCVITIGSLKTSVDPLLLDMIDFDIIMGMDWLSPYHAILECHSKTVTLSMMGLPRFEWRGTPGHSTSRVISYMKTRRIVKKGCLAYLAYVCDSSAEVPSMDSVPVVREFPKV; encoded by the exons ATGGGAggcatgccacaacagagttcttgtgccatggttccagcatcggttgctccaccgcccgctcagccagctgGAGGAaggggtcaggccattagaggtggaggtcaagccgttagaggtggaggtcagccagctagaggtcatcccagagATGTAGTTCATAGTGGTAGGGCCCAGCACCGATGCTATGCTTTCCTACCTAGGCAGgaggctgagtcatctaacgccgttattacaggtattgttcca gtgtcatcctattttgcttcatatctggttgtgccttgtgattctttgactgctcttgtgtatgtgtctaTGCCGgttggagattctattattgtatatcgcgtctatcgctcgtgtgtgattactattggaaGTCTTAAGACTAGCGTAGATcctctacttcttgatatgatagattttgatatcatcatgggtatggattggctgtcaccttatcatgctatattggagtGTCactccaagacggtgaccttatccatgatggggttgcctcgatttgagtggagagggactccagGCCACTctaccagcagagttatttcttatatgaagacTCGACGTATAGtcaagaagggatgtctagcttatttggcctatgtctgtgattctagtgcggaggttccatccatggattcagtacccgTTGTTCGCGAGTTTCCCAAGGTGTAA